A window of Macrotis lagotis isolate mMagLag1 chromosome X, bilby.v1.9.chrom.fasta, whole genome shotgun sequence contains these coding sequences:
- the RASD1 gene encoding dexamethasone-induced Ras-related protein 1, which yields MKLAAMIKKMCPSDSELNIPAKNCYRMVILGSSKVGKTAIVSRFLTGRFEDAYTPTIEDFHRKFYSIRGEVYQLDILDTSGNHPFPAIRRLSILTGDVFILVFSLDNRDSFEEVQRLKQQILDTKSCLKNKTKQNIDVPLVICGNKGDREFYREVEPREIEQLVGDDPQRCAYFEISAKKNSNLDQMFQGLFTMAKLPSEMSPDLHRKVSIQYCDILHKKALKNKKLLKEGSGGGSGEAYGIVAPFARRPSVHSDLMYIREKAIGGRQAKNKERCVIS from the exons ATGAAACTGGCGGCGATGATCAAGAAGATGTGCCCCAGCGACTCGGAGCTGAACATCCCGGCCAAGAACTGCTACCGCATGGTCATCCTGGGCTCTTCCAAGGTGGGCAAGACGGCCATCGTGTCGCGCTTCCTCACGGGCCGCTTCGAGGACGCTTACACGCCCACGATCGAGGACTTCCACCGAAAGTTTTACTCCATCCGAGGGGAGGTCTATCAGCTGGATATTCTGGACACGTCGGGCAACCACCCCTTTCCAGCTATTCGGCGCCTCTCCATCCTCACAG GAGATGTCTTTATTCTGGTCTTCAGCCTGGATAACCGAGACTCCTTCGAAGAGGTCCAGCGCCTTAAGCAGCAGATTCTAGACACTAAGTCTTGCCTGAAGAACAAGACCAAGCAGAACATTGACGTGCCCCTGGTCATCTGTGGCAACAAGGGGGACAGAGAATTTTATCGAGAAGTGGAGCCCAGGGAGATAGAACAGCTGGTTGGAGATGACCCTCAGCGCTGTGCCTACTTTGAAATCTCTGCAAAAAAGAACAGCAACCTAGACCAGATGTTCCAGGGCCTCTTCACCATGGCCAAACTGCCCAGTGAAATGAGCCCAGACCTTCATCGGAAGGTGTCAATCCAGTACTGTGACATATTGCACAAGAAGGCCCTGAAGAACAAGAAACTCTTGAAAGAAGGTAGTGGAGGCGGGTCAGGAGAGGCCTATGGTATTGTGGCTCCCTTTGCCCGAAGACCCAGTGTCCACAGCGACCTCATGTATATCCGAGAGAAAGCCATTGGGGGTAGACAGGCTAAAAACAAAGAGCGCTGTGTCATCAGCTAG
- the MED9 gene encoding mediator of RNA polymerase II transcription subunit 9: protein MRTKKRRRGRGGGLLGSSRPLPYPARPGATRPVTCKRSDSSPGPGETRRSAGSTGPTAMASVGVVSGRPAEETLPQPQEPPMQEQKPLPAPQPPPPPQQPPPQPQPSASVLQPPPPPGLKEEETYSFLPLVHDVIKCMDKDSVDMHQELTALKSKFQEMRKVISTMPGINSSPEQQQQQLQSLREQVRTKNELLQKYKSLCMFEIPKE from the exons ATGCGCACTAAGAAGCGcaggagggggcggggcggcggaCTGCTCGGTAGCTCGCGGCCTCTCCCGTACCCAGCTCGCCCCGGTGCGACGCGCCCAGTGACGTGTAAGAGGAGCGACTCCAGCCCAGGCCCCGGCGAGACTCGACGGAGCGCCGGGTCCACCGGGCCGACGGCCATGGCCTCCGTCGGGGTGGTCTCCGGGAGGCCGGCGGAGGAGACGCTGCCGCAGCCGCAGGAGCCGCCGATGCAGGAGCAGAAGCCTCTGCCGGCCCCCcagcccccgccgccgccgcagcaGCCGCCGCCGCAGCCGCAGCCCTCGGCGTCGGTTCTGCAGCCCCCTCCGCCCCCGGGCCTCAAGGAGGAGGAGACCTACTCGTTCCTGCCGCTGGTGCATGACGTCATCAAGTG TATGGACAAAGACAGTGTTGACATGCACCAGGAGTTGACTGCTCTCAAGTCCAAGTTCCAGGAGATGCGAAAAGTGATTAGCACTATGCCCGGTATCAATTCCAGTCCagaacagcaacagcagcagctgcAGAGTCTGCGGGAACAAGTCAGAACCAAAAATGAacttttgcaaaaatataagagTCTCTGTATGTTTGAAATCCCCAAAGAATAA